The following are encoded in a window of Providencia rettgeri genomic DNA:
- the amtB gene encoding ammonium transporter AmtB translates to MRKWFQYILIAVGGFPMTVLASQGGLDKADNAFMMIATALVIFMIVPGIALFYGGLLRSKNVLSLMAQTTVILALVSVIWIIYGYSLAFSEGNGFLGGFSLVMLKGITVESLSATIPQFVHVAFQGAFACLTVALVVGALGERIKFSAVLIFTVIWTTFAYLPMAHMVWGGGILSQDGALDFAGGTVVHINAAVAGLVGAYLLGHRTGLGKEAIKPHNLPMVFMGTSILFIGWFGFNAGSAGSADGIAALAFVNTVAAASGAILSWTLAEWMFRDKPSLLGACSGCLAGLVGVTPAAGTVGVGGALIIGLLSGIAGLWGVVVLKRKLKVDDVCDVFGVHGVCGILGCLLTGIFTSSALGGSGFAEGITMLKQLGIQAFSILVCVIWTAVVAFIAFMVAAKTTGLRIGVEKEREGLDITSHGESAYN, encoded by the coding sequence ATGCGTAAATGGTTTCAATATATATTGATAGCAGTGGGTGGTTTTCCAATGACAGTTTTGGCGTCACAAGGGGGATTAGATAAAGCAGATAATGCTTTTATGATGATAGCCACCGCATTGGTGATTTTCATGATTGTACCCGGTATTGCTTTGTTTTATGGCGGATTATTAAGAAGTAAAAACGTACTTTCGCTTATGGCTCAGACAACAGTGATTTTGGCACTGGTTTCTGTTATTTGGATTATTTATGGATACAGTTTAGCGTTCAGTGAAGGGAATGGATTTTTGGGGGGTTTTAGCCTTGTAATGTTAAAGGGGATCACAGTAGAAAGTTTATCCGCCACGATCCCTCAGTTTGTCCATGTAGCCTTCCAAGGGGCATTTGCCTGCTTAACAGTGGCATTAGTCGTCGGCGCTTTAGGCGAACGGATTAAATTTTCCGCTGTTTTAATTTTTACTGTGATTTGGACCACTTTTGCTTATTTGCCAATGGCGCATATGGTGTGGGGGGGCGGTATTCTTTCGCAAGATGGTGCATTGGATTTTGCCGGGGGAACTGTTGTCCATATTAATGCCGCAGTCGCGGGTTTAGTTGGTGCTTACTTACTTGGTCATCGAACAGGGTTAGGAAAAGAGGCGATTAAGCCACATAACTTGCCGATGGTATTTATGGGGACATCTATTTTGTTTATCGGTTGGTTTGGCTTCAATGCAGGTTCTGCGGGAAGCGCTGATGGCATAGCCGCTTTAGCTTTTGTTAATACTGTTGCAGCTGCATCTGGAGCGATTTTGTCATGGACACTGGCAGAATGGATGTTTAGGGATAAACCGTCTTTATTAGGTGCCTGCTCAGGTTGTTTGGCTGGGTTAGTTGGTGTGACTCCTGCGGCAGGAACCGTGGGGGTAGGTGGTGCACTCATCATTGGCTTGCTTTCAGGGATAGCCGGTTTGTGGGGGGTTGTGGTGCTAAAACGTAAGCTAAAAGTTGACGATGTCTGTGATGTTTTTGGCGTCCATGGGGTTTGCGGTATTCTAGGCTGCTTACTGACAGGGATATTCACATCAAGTGCATTGGGTGGCAGCGGCTTTGCTGAAGGCATTACTATGTTAAAACAACTTGGTATCCAAGCTTTTAGTATCTTAGTTTGTGTTATATGGACGGCGGTGGTGGCGTTTATTGCCTTTATGGTTGCAGCGAAAACAACTGGGCTAAGGATAGGAGTTGAGAAAGAAAGAGAAGGTCTGGATATCACTTCACACGGTGAAAGTGCTTATAATTAA
- the tesB gene encoding acyl-CoA thioesterase II: protein MSPELQNLISLIELEKIEEGIFRGQSEDLGLPQVFGGQVVGQAMYAAEQTLPEDRFINSFHSYFLRPGDSSRPIVYDVEILRDGGSFSARRVSAIQNGKPIFFMTASFQTQEEGYSHQNLMPDVPPPSQLISQDDIVQALADKLPETVKKYALRPNPFEFRPVEFYSPFDAPPQEPFRYIWFKAKGQLPNIPSLHHYLLGYASDYNFLPAALQPHGRGFMERDLQVATIDHSMWFHRPFKIDDWLLYAVESPSASGGRGFVKGQIYNPQGELVATAVQEGVIRLRKPR from the coding sequence ATGAGTCCAGAATTACAGAACTTAATTAGCCTCATTGAACTTGAGAAAATTGAAGAAGGCATTTTCAGAGGGCAAAGCGAAGACCTCGGTTTGCCACAAGTTTTTGGTGGCCAAGTTGTTGGACAAGCCATGTATGCCGCCGAACAAACGCTCCCTGAAGATCGCTTTATTAACTCTTTTCACAGTTATTTTTTGCGCCCCGGAGATAGCTCTCGACCCATTGTGTACGATGTGGAAATTCTGCGCGATGGTGGCAGTTTTAGTGCACGCCGCGTCAGTGCCATTCAAAATGGCAAACCCATTTTCTTTATGACGGCTTCATTTCAAACCCAAGAAGAAGGATACTCACATCAAAACTTGATGCCTGACGTTCCACCACCTTCTCAATTAATTTCTCAAGATGATATTGTGCAAGCATTGGCAGATAAATTGCCAGAAACAGTCAAAAAATACGCGTTAAGGCCTAACCCTTTTGAATTTAGACCCGTAGAATTCTACAGCCCGTTCGATGCACCACCTCAAGAACCATTCCGTTATATCTGGTTTAAAGCTAAGGGACAATTGCCTAATATTCCTTCGCTACATCATTATTTATTAGGTTATGCTTCCGACTATAATTTCCTACCCGCCGCTTTGCAGCCCCACGGGCGTGGTTTTATGGAAAGAGATTTGCAGGTCGCTACCATTGATCATTCAATGTGGTTCCATCGACCTTTTAAAATTGATGATTGGTTACTTTATGCCGTCGAAAGTCCATCCGCATCAGGAGGAAGAGGTTTTGTCAAAGGACAAATCTATAACCCTCAAGGTGAGCTTGTTGCAACCGCGGTGCAAGAGGGCGTTATACGACTGAGAAAACCACGTTAA
- a CDS encoding YbaY family lipoprotein, translating to MMFLRYFVSLIFVFSLLGCEGNNTKPSEKALNVKASHNNQAVDTGKIEGRVVIVQNSGLPADAVVTVTLADTSIVDLPALILSQKYYDSLNNRPTIPFELTYHKNEVRPEGKLTVNATVNADGKLLYITDSVVEVINNGVTKNVELLMVPAN from the coding sequence ATGATGTTTTTACGTTACTTTGTTAGCTTAATATTTGTTTTTTCTTTACTCGGTTGTGAAGGGAATAACACAAAGCCGAGTGAAAAAGCACTTAATGTTAAAGCTAGCCATAACAACCAAGCTGTCGATACAGGAAAAATTGAAGGACGAGTTGTTATTGTGCAGAATTCCGGTTTACCCGCAGACGCAGTTGTTACTGTGACGCTCGCTGATACCTCTATTGTGGATTTACCAGCGCTTATTTTATCTCAGAAATATTATGACTCACTCAATAATCGTCCGACAATACCCTTTGAGTTAACCTATCATAAGAATGAGGTAAGACCTGAAGGTAAATTGACGGTGAATGCAACAGTTAACGCGGATGGAAAATTGCTGTATATCACTGACTCTGTGGTTGAAGTGATTAATAATGGTGTAACCAAAAATGTTGAATTATTAATGGTTCCCGCAAATTAG
- a CDS encoding HHA domain-containing protein, translated as MTKSDYLMRLRKCTTIETLERVIEKNKYELSDDELELFYSAADHRLAELTMNKLYDKIPASVWKFVR; from the coding sequence ATGACCAAATCTGATTATCTGATGCGTTTAAGAAAATGCACAACAATTGAAACACTTGAGCGAGTCATTGAAAAAAACAAGTATGAGTTATCTGACGATGAACTGGAGTTATTTTATTCAGCAGCAGACCATCGTCTTGCTGAACTAACGATGAATAAGCTCTACGATAAAATCCCAGCTTCTGTTTGGAAATTTGTTAGATAA
- the tomB gene encoding Hha toxicity modulator TomB, producing the protein MDEYSPKRHDIAELKYLCNSLNRDAILSLQKTNTHWINDLSSEQSTALNELIEHIAAFFWRFKIKYPKENLVISLIEEYLDETYDLFGSPVITLSEINDWETMNQNLVAVLDDDLKCLTSKT; encoded by the coding sequence ATGGATGAATACTCACCCAAAAGACATGATATAGCAGAACTTAAATACTTATGTAATAGTCTGAATCGAGACGCTATTTTAAGTTTACAAAAAACAAATACACATTGGATAAATGACTTAAGTTCTGAGCAAAGTACTGCTCTAAATGAACTTATAGAACACATCGCTGCATTTTTTTGGCGATTTAAAATCAAATATCCGAAAGAAAACCTTGTTATCTCATTAATCGAAGAGTATCTCGATGAGACTTATGATTTATTTGGTAGCCCAGTCATCACATTGAGTGAAATTAATGATTGGGAAACAATGAATCAAAATCTTGTCGCCGTGCTGGATGATGATCTAAAATGTCTGACCAGCAAAACCTAA